The following proteins are co-located in the Pontiella desulfatans genome:
- a CDS encoding ISL3 family transposase: MYQLDAGVRRLIYVGKSRTTKTLLRFFFEFGKERTAALKFICSDMWKPYLKVIAKKAPQALNILDRFHIVSHLTKAVNQVRIEEVKRLKDEGYDESVLRHTKYCLLKNPENLTPKQEAKLDDALSYDLKSVRAYLLKESFQLFWDYDSPYWAEWYLDKWCKRAMRSRLEPIKKFVKTVRSHQPLIMNWFKAKKAYSSGIVEGMNRNVNLVTRKAFGFRSYEVLKIALFHTVGGLPEPESTHRFCG, from the coding sequence GTGTACCAGCTCGATGCCGGAGTACGTCGTCTAATTTACGTCGGCAAAAGCCGGACCACAAAAACACTGCTGAGATTCTTCTTTGAATTCGGTAAGGAACGCACTGCTGCGTTGAAGTTTATCTGCTCGGATATGTGGAAGCCGTATCTGAAAGTCATTGCCAAAAAAGCACCACAGGCACTGAACATTCTCGATCGGTTTCACATTGTCTCCCACCTAACCAAAGCGGTCAATCAGGTGCGGATAGAAGAAGTGAAGCGACTCAAAGACGAGGGCTACGATGAAAGTGTCCTTCGGCATACAAAATACTGCTTACTCAAGAACCCGGAAAACCTGACGCCGAAACAGGAGGCAAAACTCGACGACGCACTCAGCTATGATCTCAAGAGCGTGAGGGCTTATCTGCTCAAAGAAAGCTTTCAGCTTTTCTGGGACTATGACAGCCCGTACTGGGCAGAATGGTATCTGGATAAATGGTGCAAAAGAGCTATGCGTTCTCGGCTGGAACCAATCAAAAAATTCGTCAAAACAGTTCGTTCTCACCAGCCGCTGATCATGAACTGGTTCAAAGCAAAAAAGGCCTATTCATCAGGTATTGTCGAAGGAATGAACCGCAATGTGAATCTGGTAACGAGAAAAGCCTTCGGGTTTCGGAGCTATGAAGTGTTAAAAATCGCCCTGTTTCACACGGTGGGAGGGTTGCCGGAGCCGGAATCAACCCACCGATTCTGCGGATGA
- the corA gene encoding magnesium/cobalt transporter CorA gives MALIKKRSVMAGLPPGSLVYIGGLNAMETRIDVIDFTEAEASEQRVGSIGDCEEYLSRDSITWINVTGLGNVELLRSIGERFSIHALVLADILNTGKRSKFEEHDDYLFLILRMLHESADNSIASEQVSLFVGNNLVVSFCEQDGSVLAPVAERILSGKGRIRKSGSDYLAYAIMDVIVDGYFPMLEDLGGRIETIQSSAIGEARPEQLQDIDKLKQSMMLLRKNVLPLREVANRFELSEHELVDEKLGPYLRNVYEHTIQIIDLMEMLRDMTESAFNTYMTTVSNRMNEIMKVLTVIATIFIPLTFIAGVYGMNFENMPELKIAWAYGIAWAVMIAMAVSMLIFFRRKRWI, from the coding sequence ATGGCGTTGATTAAGAAGCGCTCAGTAATGGCCGGGCTTCCTCCGGGATCGTTGGTTTATATTGGTGGACTGAACGCAATGGAAACCCGTATCGATGTTATTGATTTTACAGAGGCAGAGGCTTCGGAGCAAAGGGTCGGAAGCATCGGGGATTGCGAAGAATATCTTTCGCGCGATTCCATTACGTGGATCAATGTCACGGGATTGGGCAATGTCGAATTGCTTAGGAGCATCGGAGAGCGATTCAGCATCCATGCGTTGGTTCTGGCGGATATACTGAACACCGGCAAGCGTTCCAAATTCGAAGAACATGATGATTATCTTTTCCTGATCCTTCGCATGCTGCACGAATCGGCTGATAACAGCATTGCTTCAGAACAGGTAAGCCTGTTCGTCGGTAACAATCTGGTCGTGTCTTTCTGCGAGCAGGATGGGTCGGTATTGGCCCCGGTTGCCGAGCGCATTCTCTCCGGGAAGGGACGCATTCGAAAAAGCGGAAGCGACTATCTGGCCTATGCGATCATGGATGTAATCGTTGATGGATATTTCCCGATGTTGGAGGACCTGGGTGGCCGGATAGAGACGATACAGTCCTCGGCTATCGGCGAAGCCCGGCCCGAGCAGCTTCAGGATATCGATAAATTGAAACAATCCATGATGCTGCTGCGCAAGAACGTGCTTCCGCTTCGTGAAGTCGCCAACCGGTTTGAACTTTCGGAGCATGAGCTTGTTGACGAAAAGCTCGGGCCGTATCTGCGGAATGTCTATGAGCACACCATTCAGATCATTGACCTGATGGAAATGCTGCGCGACATGACAGAGTCGGCATTTAATACCTACATGACAACCGTCAGTAACCGGATGAATGAAATCATGAAGGTACTTACGGTGATAGCCACCATCTTTATTCCGCTCACGTTTATCGCGGGCGTCTACGGCATGAACTTTGAAAACATGCCTGAATTAAAAATAGCGTGGGCGTACGGTATTGCCTGGGCCGTGATGATCGCCATGGCTGTCAGCATGCTCATTTTTTTCAGGCGTAAAAGATGGATTTAG
- a CDS encoding DUF21 domain-containing protein translates to MAPAAFTWIGILILIIQSGTFSGLNLAMFGISSLRLKTLAKTGNKEAAALMEMRKDSNFLLTTILWGNVGTNVLLAMLSDSVMFGAFAFLFSTVVITFCGEIIPQAYFSRHALRVASLLSPVLRFYQVLLYPVAKPSAVFLDKWLGQEGIDYISERELIEGIRLHINSPDSEMSSVEGLGAINFLKLDDLLVTQEGEPVDPDSVIQLPVSQGRPTFPDYTAASDDPFLRQVQASGKRWIIIAGEEGAPLYALDASAFLRAALFSSGKTDPMDHCCAPIVVFNRQTSLADVLGMLKAAHPDDRLEHDLILFWGEDKRIITGADLLGYLMRGITKTAG, encoded by the coding sequence ATGGCACCAGCTGCATTCACATGGATAGGGATACTCATTCTGATTATACAGTCGGGCACCTTCTCTGGGCTTAACCTTGCCATGTTCGGCATCAGTTCCCTGCGTTTAAAAACGCTTGCCAAAACCGGGAATAAAGAAGCGGCAGCCCTGATGGAGATGCGGAAGGACTCCAACTTTCTGCTCACCACTATCCTGTGGGGCAACGTAGGAACCAATGTCCTGCTTGCCATGCTTTCGGATTCGGTCATGTTCGGCGCTTTCGCCTTTCTTTTCTCGACCGTGGTCATCACATTCTGCGGAGAGATCATACCCCAGGCCTATTTTTCGCGACACGCCCTGCGCGTGGCCAGCCTGCTCTCCCCGGTGCTGCGCTTTTATCAGGTTCTGCTCTACCCCGTGGCCAAACCCTCCGCTGTATTCCTTGACAAATGGCTTGGTCAGGAAGGTATCGACTATATTTCCGAAAGAGAGCTGATCGAGGGCATTCGTCTACACATCAACTCCCCTGACTCGGAAATGAGCTCTGTGGAAGGCCTGGGCGCCATTAACTTTCTAAAGCTCGATGACTTGCTGGTGACGCAAGAGGGAGAGCCTGTTGATCCAGACAGCGTCATTCAACTGCCCGTATCTCAAGGACGACCCACGTTTCCCGACTACACGGCAGCTTCAGATGATCCGTTCCTGCGACAGGTTCAGGCGTCAGGCAAGCGCTGGATCATTATAGCGGGCGAGGAAGGTGCGCCATTATACGCACTCGATGCTTCAGCCTTCCTGCGCGCCGCCCTGTTCTCTTCCGGGAAAACAGATCCGATGGATCATTGCTGCGCTCCCATTGTGGTTTTCAACCGACAGACCAGCCTGGCCGATGTGCTGGGAATGCTGAAAGCGGCCCATCCGGATGACCGGCTTGAACATGATCTCATTCTGTTCTGGGGAGAAGATAAACGCATTATAACCGGGGCGGATCTGCTTGGTTATCTCATGCGCGGGATTACCAAAACAGCGGGTTGA
- a CDS encoding alpha/beta hydrolase produces MLNRCRLPSLVPTVLVGVLLFAGCKSPPVDQIDLMPAPDVYGDGLLNPLPEAPEPGTAPHNGILFVTDRKPSTEKDKEKFYLNEPGYALRAGLAEIQFGEKDFTWEMAREVSLLKSRADRFPIKISTVEEWGVIEDTLPFWVDTEVLSEAERPQDATPEFVAAVNGQLSNTKKKHVYIYVHGYKVAFENPILVSAELWHFLGYNGAFIAYSWPSTPSKFAYIKDSDTSVGFARDLRLLLELLAEQTDVEKIHIIGYSNGTRLVLRVLEQLALKNQGRPEDRRSLNVPIGNVILVGSDLDRNTFGIYIADGILDVVQHMTVYISPTDKALGLARFLTHQERLGETWGAGGHAMHPASRKAMLDLQDRLSFVNVSEAEGSAKGKGHGYFRSSPWVSSDVLMTLYYGLTPKQRGLVMQEDAPIYSFPPDYITRLWDAIKEEDPVFAAKYDRMKRETGSTPTLNMNDTR; encoded by the coding sequence ATGTTGAATAGGTGTCGACTTCCAAGCCTGGTGCCGACTGTTTTGGTGGGCGTCCTGCTGTTTGCCGGGTGCAAGAGCCCGCCGGTCGACCAGATCGATCTCATGCCCGCGCCCGACGTCTATGGCGATGGACTGCTCAATCCGCTGCCGGAAGCCCCAGAGCCCGGTACCGCACCCCATAACGGAATCCTGTTCGTCACCGATCGAAAACCCAGCACCGAAAAAGACAAAGAAAAGTTTTATCTGAATGAACCGGGATATGCACTTCGTGCAGGGCTGGCAGAAATTCAATTCGGCGAAAAGGACTTTACCTGGGAGATGGCCCGGGAAGTTTCCTTGCTGAAGTCGCGCGCTGACCGCTTTCCGATCAAGATATCGACCGTTGAGGAATGGGGGGTCATAGAGGATACGCTGCCTTTTTGGGTGGATACAGAAGTATTGAGTGAAGCGGAACGCCCTCAGGATGCAACCCCTGAATTTGTGGCTGCTGTTAACGGCCAACTTTCCAATACGAAGAAAAAGCATGTGTACATCTATGTGCACGGCTACAAAGTGGCGTTTGAAAATCCGATTCTGGTATCGGCGGAGCTGTGGCATTTTCTCGGTTACAACGGCGCATTCATCGCCTATTCCTGGCCCTCGACTCCCAGCAAGTTTGCCTACATCAAAGACAGTGATACATCCGTCGGGTTTGCGCGCGACCTGCGCCTGCTATTGGAATTACTGGCCGAACAGACGGATGTGGAGAAAATCCACATCATTGGCTACAGCAACGGAACCCGTTTGGTTCTGCGGGTTCTGGAGCAACTCGCGCTCAAGAATCAGGGGAGACCAGAGGATCGACGATCTTTAAACGTACCCATCGGCAATGTGATTCTTGTCGGCAGCGATCTTGATAGGAATACGTTTGGCATCTACATTGCGGATGGCATTCTCGACGTAGTGCAGCACATGACGGTTTATATTTCCCCTACCGACAAAGCGCTCGGACTTGCCCGGTTCCTGACCCACCAGGAAAGACTGGGTGAGACGTGGGGGGCTGGAGGCCACGCGATGCATCCAGCATCGCGTAAGGCCATGCTGGATCTACAGGACAGGTTGAGCTTCGTAAATGTCAGCGAGGCAGAGGGATCAGCCAAGGGCAAAGGCCACGGTTATTTCAGGAGCAGCCCATGGGTCAGCAGCGATGTCCTGATGACCCTCTATTACGGCCTGACTCCTAAACAACGCGGGTTAGTGATGCAGGAAGACGCACCTATCTACTCATTCCCGCCTGATTATATCACGCGCCTTTGGGATGCAATCAAAGAAGAAGACCCGGTCTTTGCCGCGAAATATGACCGCATGAAGCGGGAAACGGGGTCAACACCCACCCTCAACATGAATGACACTCGTTAA
- a CDS encoding lipid-binding SYLF domain-containing protein codes for MLKSFILILLMFAATGCSTLTVDRRAELDQEAVGTINKLAENNPGLEQKLSDALGYVFLGCRTMKIIPWIGWGSAKGFVVDNAIGKRTYIKASRWDVGGGYGIRDYDVMIVLYDPKLMKKAYTGKWSFGAGAEATAGTASVEGSSSQLELNKKYELFTLSERGASVTWTVNAIHFKPYKD; via the coding sequence ATGCTGAAAAGTTTCATCCTCATACTACTTATGTTCGCGGCGACGGGATGTTCCACGCTTACCGTTGATCGTCGTGCCGAGCTGGATCAGGAAGCGGTAGGGACTATCAATAAGCTGGCCGAAAACAATCCGGGTTTGGAACAGAAACTAAGCGATGCTTTGGGTTACGTGTTCCTGGGGTGCAGGACGATGAAGATAATTCCCTGGATCGGATGGGGTAGCGCGAAGGGTTTTGTCGTCGACAACGCGATCGGTAAACGAACGTATATCAAGGCTTCCAGGTGGGATGTCGGTGGTGGCTATGGCATACGCGACTACGATGTAATGATCGTATTATATGATCCCAAGCTCATGAAGAAAGCGTACACCGGAAAATGGAGCTTTGGTGCAGGAGCTGAGGCCACAGCGGGAACGGCAAGTGTGGAGGGCTCAAGCAGCCAGCTCGAACTCAACAAGAAATACGAGCTGTTCACTCTTTCCGAACGAGGAGCTTCCGTCACATGGACCGTGAACGCCATCCACTTCAAACCCTATAAAGACTGA
- a CDS encoding mechanosensitive ion channel family protein, which yields MAAGMSSQTPGSCTEKRNKRAVAMNMETRGMQFKMILSMGVLLILAGPVAHRTVGAPFKPASTPGVLLTDEDLTQHPLKPPDTSSPRATLTSFMSNMNRSYHLLMEAHEENMAAPGWIPPQSARERARLAQVKLERAAACLNLSKIPLSLRQKASYENALRLKEIMDRVELPPLEDVPDAAAIEMEQAPAYHWRLPNTTIVIARVEEGPRQGEYLFTPETVDNLKRFYKLTKHLPYREEVTVSEGFFDFYIGTPGKLLPPKWADWLPNWSRQRLLAMTVWQWIGLPLLFLFFYMLTIRAYRWLVTRASLRSPLSRVRRQILFYVLVAAALLIIRFFTDHYLNISGTVLVAMIIVLGPIWWLLVSATVLSISRSIAESIISSPKIDPDGLQASYLRAVFSVTGFFLASAVFVYGLSRLGVSLLPLLTGVGIGGLAIALAARPTIENVIASFMIFADAPYRVGERLKVLEQTGDVESIGLRSTRIRLLTGPLMVIPNEKMASIEIENIGRRPYIRRTFDIAITYDTPPDRIRRAVQIVQEILTVPDKEADAPGQQPHPAEAVNQPDFPPRIYFSEFNSDSLNIEINYWFHPPELWASKEFADWINTQIKERFNAEGIDFAFPTQTLHLAGDNKRPLTIGTVVGHAAWPQAPTIERPE from the coding sequence ATGGCAGCCGGCATGTCCAGTCAGACTCCGGGTAGTTGTACAGAAAAAAGGAACAAACGGGCGGTGGCCATGAATATGGAGACAAGAGGGATGCAGTTTAAAATGATTCTGTCGATGGGCGTGCTGTTGATCCTGGCTGGCCCGGTTGCGCATCGCACCGTGGGGGCGCCTTTTAAACCGGCATCCACACCAGGCGTATTGCTGACGGACGAGGATCTGACTCAGCACCCGCTTAAGCCTCCGGACACCTCCAGTCCGAGGGCAACCCTAACGAGCTTCATGTCCAATATGAACCGCTCCTATCACCTGCTCATGGAGGCGCACGAGGAAAATATGGCCGCTCCGGGATGGATCCCGCCTCAATCCGCACGCGAGAGGGCCCGGCTTGCGCAGGTAAAGCTGGAAAGGGCCGCTGCCTGCCTGAATCTCTCTAAAATCCCGCTCTCCCTTAGGCAAAAGGCTTCGTATGAGAACGCCTTGCGCCTGAAGGAAATTATGGACCGGGTTGAACTTCCTCCATTGGAGGATGTGCCTGATGCCGCAGCCATCGAGATGGAACAGGCTCCCGCCTATCACTGGCGACTGCCCAACACGACCATTGTCATTGCCCGTGTCGAGGAAGGGCCGCGTCAGGGAGAATACCTGTTCACTCCCGAGACGGTTGATAATCTGAAGAGATTCTACAAGCTGACAAAGCATCTGCCCTACAGGGAAGAAGTTACCGTATCGGAAGGCTTTTTCGATTTCTATATCGGTACACCGGGGAAGCTGCTGCCGCCGAAATGGGCGGACTGGCTTCCGAACTGGTCGCGACAGCGGTTACTTGCCATGACCGTATGGCAGTGGATCGGTCTTCCACTCCTCTTCCTGTTTTTCTACATGCTGACTATAAGAGCCTATCGATGGCTAGTGACAAGGGCCTCATTACGCTCACCCCTGAGCCGTGTGCGAAGGCAGATCCTGTTCTACGTGCTCGTTGCTGCGGCGCTTTTGATCATCCGTTTTTTCACGGATCATTACCTCAATATCAGCGGCACGGTCCTGGTGGCCATGATCATCGTATTAGGTCCGATCTGGTGGCTGCTGGTTTCGGCAACCGTCCTGTCTATCTCGCGCTCCATTGCGGAGAGCATCATCTCTTCTCCAAAGATCGACCCGGATGGATTACAGGCATCCTATCTGCGGGCGGTTTTCAGCGTCACGGGATTCTTCCTGGCCTCGGCGGTTTTTGTATACGGCCTCTCCCGACTCGGCGTTTCCCTGCTGCCGCTCCTTACCGGAGTCGGCATCGGGGGTCTGGCGATCGCGCTTGCAGCCCGGCCGACGATCGAAAACGTTATCGCAAGTTTCATGATTTTCGCCGATGCACCCTACCGGGTAGGCGAGCGTTTAAAAGTACTGGAACAAACAGGTGATGTGGAATCGATCGGCCTCCGGTCTACCCGGATTCGTCTTCTGACCGGTCCCCTGATGGTGATTCCCAATGAAAAGATGGCGTCCATCGAGATCGAGAACATCGGTCGCCGGCCCTATATCCGCCGAACCTTCGATATCGCCATCACCTACGACACTCCGCCGGACAGGATTCGTCGTGCTGTGCAGATCGTGCAGGAAATCCTGACCGTGCCGGATAAAGAAGCGGATGCACCCGGCCAGCAACCTCATCCGGCCGAAGCGGTCAACCAGCCGGACTTCCCGCCACGAATCTATTTCAGCGAATTCAACTCCGATTCCCTGAATATCGAGATCAACTACTGGTTTCATCCGCCTGAACTTTGGGCTTCCAAGGAATTCGCGGACTGGATCAACACGCAGATCAAGGAACGGTTCAACGCCGAGGGAATCGATTTTGCCTTCCCGACGCAGACGCTGCACCTGGCCGGTGATAACAAACGGCCGCTCACGATCGGAACCGTTGTTGGACATGCGGCCTGGCCGCAGGCACCTACTATTGAACGCCCGGAATAA
- a CDS encoding cation:proton antiporter domain-containing protein, translating into MDPVAQTLIVIAFLLLLGTFAESFFEKTGLPDVVWLVGAGILLGPVFKLVSPDIIEPAVPLFGAIALTVILAGGAYRLKLEEVLRVAPRGLLLGIVGFILSVCAVCLFFLIVTPLGWVREASLVYWVMMGAIVGGASALIIMPTVSKGGVDELVAHTLEVESSATDALCVVVTMVTIDLVVKGASGVSEPIVTLGRQICIGVGLGIAFAAIMIPAYPFFRGKDHGFMLFLAGMLALYGTTVSAGGNGAVAVLTSSLTVGNAAFIVPRLIPGAQPDVFVGTETGRIIQQQITFLIKSFFFVLIGLLFPTEPRLIGLGILAALFLLAFRMPAVALAMRGSQISRKQFFLLTVGLPRGLAAGVLATLPMQWEFPAWKTCRVLCFP; encoded by the coding sequence ATGGATCCTGTTGCACAGACCTTGATTGTTATTGCATTTCTATTATTGCTCGGAACCTTCGCTGAGTCATTTTTTGAGAAGACCGGGTTGCCCGACGTCGTATGGCTGGTGGGCGCCGGGATTTTATTGGGCCCGGTTTTTAAGCTGGTGTCACCCGATATAATCGAGCCTGCGGTTCCGCTTTTTGGTGCAATCGCCCTGACGGTTATTCTCGCGGGCGGTGCGTACCGCCTTAAACTGGAAGAAGTGCTGCGCGTTGCGCCGCGCGGATTGTTGCTTGGCATTGTCGGGTTCATCCTTTCGGTTTGTGCCGTTTGTCTGTTTTTCCTGATCGTCACCCCGCTCGGATGGGTCCGTGAAGCTTCACTCGTTTATTGGGTGATGATGGGGGCGATTGTGGGAGGAGCCAGCGCGTTGATCATCATGCCGACGGTCTCGAAGGGCGGAGTCGACGAACTTGTGGCACACACGCTGGAAGTGGAATCATCGGCCACCGACGCCCTGTGCGTCGTGGTTACCATGGTGACCATCGATTTGGTTGTGAAAGGAGCCTCAGGGGTTTCCGAGCCAATCGTGACCCTGGGTCGACAGATCTGTATAGGAGTGGGTCTAGGCATTGCTTTTGCTGCAATAATGATACCGGCATATCCCTTTTTCAGAGGTAAGGATCACGGCTTCATGCTCTTTCTTGCAGGGATGCTTGCACTATACGGAACAACTGTTTCGGCCGGGGGCAATGGTGCCGTCGCCGTGCTTACCAGTTCGTTGACCGTAGGCAATGCGGCCTTCATCGTTCCCCGCCTCATTCCCGGAGCACAACCGGATGTCTTTGTAGGCACGGAGACCGGCCGCATCATTCAGCAACAGATCACCTTTCTGATTAAATCCTTTTTCTTTGTCCTGATCGGGCTGTTGTTCCCAACCGAACCCCGCCTGATCGGACTGGGGATCCTGGCTGCATTGTTCCTGTTAGCCTTCCGCATGCCTGCCGTGGCACTTGCAATGCGTGGCAGTCAGATTTCCCGCAAACAGTTTTTTCTGCTCACGGTGGGCCTTCCCCGGGGTTTGGCCGCAGGGGTGCTTGCCACACTTCCGATGCAATGGGAATTCCCGGCATGGAAAACCTGTCGCGTGTTGTGTTTTCCCTGA
- a CDS encoding porin family protein — protein sequence MKKILVLGCVLHVLIMADTALAGKKSGLYLGGSIGAAALNVSTQSVDFDGDDLGYKIFGGYNFGIIPLIDIGVEGSYVDFGSASDAEILNQEIGVTAWDLFAVGALNLGPVGLFGKMGPAWWKSESDYLQSYLDETGTDLVYGIGLRFQISSVAVRAEYERFDMKYVDVDYISLGASWTF from the coding sequence ATGAAAAAAATATTGGTGCTGGGGTGTGTGCTGCATGTTCTGATCATGGCGGATACGGCCTTGGCGGGTAAGAAAAGCGGGTTGTATCTTGGCGGGTCCATTGGGGCTGCCGCGCTTAATGTTTCAACACAGAGCGTCGATTTTGACGGTGATGACCTGGGTTATAAGATATTCGGAGGATACAACTTCGGCATCATCCCATTGATTGATATAGGCGTGGAAGGTTCGTATGTCGACTTCGGTTCGGCATCGGACGCGGAGATTTTAAACCAGGAGATCGGTGTTACGGCCTGGGATCTGTTCGCGGTCGGTGCTTTAAACCTCGGCCCGGTCGGCTTGTTTGGGAAAATGGGTCCGGCTTGGTGGAAAAGCGAGTCAGACTACCTTCAGTCGTATCTGGATGAAACAGGAACCGACCTGGTGTATGGCATCGGCTTGCGCTTTCAAATCAGCTCTGTTGCCGTTCGGGCGGAATACGAACGTTTCGACATGAAATATGTGGATGTGGATTATATTTCTCTTGGTGCATCCTGGACATTTTAA